From a region of the Vanrija pseudolonga chromosome 2, complete sequence genome:
- the GVP36 gene encoding Protein GVP36 → MQSWKSFASALPTVDVSAVNKSLRNSVQATRERLGNVAPDAITELPAEYKQLEARVDALRDVHVKLLKITKVYETESYDYPSDVTENLSEYGQQAQAAWSSFANKNLKNTALAGAVPAEKPKSPHPPKTLPHAISRAAKTGADELGADDRLGNALNTYGVALEKVGDARIAQDQLIAERFVTPWQATLSTSIGLAMKARAAVKTARLELDSARSALKTAGAPKQEQARLHVEEAEDKLVQATETAIGLMKAVLENPEPLQNLSSLVKAQLIFFSTAAEALSGVEGEIEAAATAAEGEYRTSRGA, encoded by the exons ATGCAGTCGTGGAAGTCGTTCGCGTCCGCCCTCCCCACCGTCGACGTCTCGGCCGTCAACAAGAGCCTCAGGAACTCGGTCCAGGCTACCCG cgagcgcctcggcaacgtcgCCCCCGATGCCATCACTGA GCTCCCCGCCGAGtacaagcagctcgaggcgcgcgtcgacgccctccGTGACGTCCACGTCAAGCTCCTCAAGATCACCAAGGTCTACGAGACCGAGTCG TACGACTACCCCTCGGACGTGACGGAGAACCTGTCCGAGTACGgccagcaggcgcaggccgcGTGGTCGAGCTTTGCCAACAAGAACCTCAAGAACActgcgctcgccggcgccgtgcccgccgagaagcccaagtcgccccacccgcccaaGACGCTCCCCCACGCcatctcgcgcgcggccaagACTGGCgctgacgagctcggcgccgacgaccgtcTCGGAAACGCCCTCAACACGTacggcgtcgccctcgagaaGGTCGGAGACGCCCGCATCGCCCAGGACCAGCTCATCGCCGAGCGCTTTGTCACCCCCTGGCAGGCGACCCTCTCTACCTCGATTGGTCTCGCCATGAAGGCCCGCGCTGCGGTCAAGACTgcccgtctcgagctcgactctGCCCGCTCGGCCCTCAAGACTGCCGGCGCGCCCAAGCAGGAGCAGGCTAG GCTCCACgttgaggaggccgaggacaagctcgtccaGGCCACCGAGACCGCCATTGGCCTCATGAAGGCTGTCCTCGAGAAC CCTGAGCCCCTCCAAAAcctctcgtcgctcgtcaAGGCCCAGCTCATCTTCttctccaccgccgccgaggctctgagtggtgtcgagggcgagatcgaggccgccgccaccgccgccgagggcgagtacCGCACGTCGCGCGGTGCCTAA
- the SPBC1105.07c gene encoding PCI domain-containing protein, with protein MAALVSQLVGLIGVAFATGSSPSLVQTLPLQPEHQWFMPLQGALGQVCRSGFPLFSTTSNHAQVSDHDLSTASLKAQISMVPAGARDALASFLVAALRSVRDFYGATDAEGTYAEFRAMVTVHVELHKLYSTQDGNGDYAYPCLNGLVVEVCHRLVELSANAAALSTAPIRDERSSRQIKDTTRQCVEKSLQVSAAHMNPAEWNSELNRNDSVGDIVWELGNILWRQYAQRRLHQQATELAKTFGALQPSERDRLDGRGFMVAQSTLAQSYYWRGRLGVVLLDFRQSRDWLERAWKACPEDGWQQRRAILIRLIPVALLLGKLPTLEVLQDYDLEEPFGPLIDAFRTGNVAAWRQLLDTHREWLRARSIWLLLFERGEILVWRNLFRKALQIYYETDANATKNRPPTWVFTTAAAQAFEGTGELEDGSVALEDIICVLSSLIDQGLVLGQLSYASRNLVMRPAEDGMGGFPRIADVRPRTVQAIK; from the exons ATGGCCGCCCTCGTCTCTCAGCTGGTAGGCCTAATAGGCGTCGCGTTCGCGACGGGCTCATCCCCAAGCCTGGTCCAGACGCTGCCACTGCAGCCCGAACACCAATGGTTCATGCCGCTGCAAGGCGCTCTCGGGCAGGTATGTCGGTCGGGCTTCCCGCTCTTCAGCACCACCTCTAACCACGCGCAGGTGTCAGACCATGACctctcgacggcgtcctTAAAGGCCCAAATATCCATGGTGCCCGCcggtgcgcgcgacgccctcgcgtcgttcctcgtcgcggccctccGCTCCGTGCGCGACTTCTacggcgcgaccgacgccgagggcacgTACGCCGAGTTCCGCGCCATGGTCACTGTGCATGT CGAACTGCACAAGCTCTACTCGACCCAggacggcaacggcgactATGCGTACCCCTGCCTCAACGGGCTCGTGGTGGAGGTGTGCCaccggctcgtcgagctgtcCGCGAAT GCGGCTGCCctgtcgaccgcgccgatTAGGGACgagcgctcgtcgcgccagaTAAAGGACACGACGAGACAGTGTGTCGAGAAGAGCCTGcaggtgtcggcggcgcacaTGAACCCCGCCGAGTGGAACAGCGAGCTCAACCGCAACGACAGCGTGGGCGACATTGTGTGGGAGCTCGGCAACATCCTGTGGCGGCAGTACGCCCAGCGCCGGCTGCACCAGCAGGCGACGGAGCTCGCCAAGACGTTTGGCGCGCTccagccgagcgagcgggaccggctcgacgggcgcgggTTCATGGTGGCGCAGAGCACGCTCGCGCAGTCGTATTACTGGCGCGGCCGGCTGggcgtcgtgctgctcgacttCAGACAGAGCAGGGActggctcgagcgcgcgtgGAAGGCGTGCCCCGAGGACGGGTGGCAGCAACGCCG CGCGATCCTCATCCGCCTCATTcccgtcgcgctcctcctggGCAAACTCCCCACGCTGGAAGTACTCCAGGActacgacctcgaggagccGTTCGGGCCCCTGATCGACGCCTTTAGAACCGGCAAcgtcgcggcgtggcgccagCTGCTGGACACGCACCGCGAgtggctgcgcgcgcggagtATCTGGCTGTTACTCTTCGAGCGGGGCGAGATCCTCGTCTGGCGCAACCTGTTCCGCAAAGC CCTGCAGATATACTACGAGACGGACGCGAACGCGACCAAGAACCGCCCGCCAACGTGGGTGTtcacgacggccgcggcgcaggcgttCGAAGGgaccggcgagctcgaggacggcagcgtcgcgctcgaAGACATCATCTGCGTGCTGTCCAGCCTCATCGACCAGgggctcgtgctcggccagCTGTCGTACGCGTCCCGCAACCTCGTGATGCGGCCGGCAGAGGACGGCATGGGCGGGTTCCCGCGCATCGCGGATGTGCGGCCGCGCACGGTACAGGCGATCAAGTAG
- the YPQ1 gene encoding putative vacuolar amino acid transporter YPQ1, producing MSAPVIENYVLKSGEGLSVAFIVIWLLGDLTNLAGGVLAGVLPTMILIAVYYTACDILLLFQVYYYRWRKRQREVAESEHQPLLNNPEPPKTFNPGIPMWISYPLLILFVIVSGFAAYYISPKEDDSPEKGPSGTVEFEWRSQVLGYASCLLYIGSRIPQIFHNFKTRCEGLSLAMFFFSISGNVTYVASIMFKSMDRKYLITNASWIAGAGLTIFLDLFVLGQFAYYAWQDRQKDAKVFADDVEDVTA from the exons ATGTCTGCGCCAGTCATCGAAAACTATGTCCTCAAGTCGGGAGAAGGCCTATCGGTGGCCTTTATCGTCATCTGGCTCCTGGGTGATCTGACAAACCTCGCGGGAGGTGTTCTGGCAGGAGTGCTCCCAACAATGATCCTGATTGCTGTCTAC TACACGGCATGCGACATTCTCCTCCTGTTCCAGGTCTACTACTACCGCTGGCgcaagcgccagcgcgaggtcgccgagtcggagcACCAGCCGCTGCTCAACAACCCCGAGCCCCCCAAGACGTTCAACCCGGGAATCCCCATGTGGATCTCGTACCCTCTTCTGATCCTCTTCGTTATCGTCTCGGGCTTCGCCGCGTACTACATCAGCCCCAAGGAAGACGACTCTCCCGAGAAGGGCCCCTCTGGCACCGTCGAGTTCGAGTGGCGCTCGCAGGTCCTCGGATACGCCAGCTGCCTGCTCTACATTGGCAGCCGTATCCCCCAGATCTTCCACAACTTCAAGACGCGCTGTGAGGGCCTTTCGCTCGCCATGTTCTTTTTCTCCATTTCCGGCA ACGTCACGTATGTCGCGTCGATCATGTTCAAGTCGATGGACCGCAAGTACCTTATCACGAACGCTTCGTGGATCGCCGGTGCCGGTCTCACCATCTTCCTCGACCTGTTCGTTCTCGGCCAGTTTGCCTACTACGCGTGGCAGGACCGCCAGAAGGACGCCAAGGTgttcgccgacgacgtcgaggatgtCACGGCCTAA
- the yisK gene encoding putative protein YisK → MVRFISYRSEAHPTPTIGIMSGFEAQAPPPASPFSTGHLSDPDASNETVTAATFPDGSVITSLHLLVAAWGDINGQVGTTGPAERLADVEILAPLRGRDVLCVGKNYKAHAAEFHNSGFDSSDTKAQPDFPVIFTKRASSIVPTKTDIYPHPGVTDTLDYEGELAVIIGVGGASIKKEDAWRHVWGATIVNDVTARERQRDHKQFYIGKSLDTFCPMGPYAVPATDLDWDNMTLETRVNGEVRQEQATNELIFDIPTLIETLSLGITLQPGDVIATGTPLGVCLSTGVFLKPGDRVDVSITGLGTLSNVVGKPDVPPTIAPVVEEPAPALPPAPAPVKDAGLVNLPSGAVHVYQPAPFNPNIPTVVLLHGLGGWHINFLPLISWSHLDRRHNVVAFDLPGLGLSPKGKQPPSIEYYVQILEELVDHLSPKMLNLIGHDLGGLVATTFAAKYPEVVSSAVLISPLSASASQAGMLQDLANTVRQGGMGPVASDLTRSSVTPGKNDSWGQESSLALNNITASILSQNPESFAGAAEAVIRATNPDYSQIKSRTLIVAGAGDELTPEWHTEEVAKAITGARVATVKDAGHWALLEDVFNTADVLMDFM, encoded by the exons ATGGTGCGATTCATCTCCT ACCGCTCCGAAGCGCACCCGACCCCAACGATCGGCATAATGTCCGGCTTCGAGGCACAGGCCCCTCCCCCGGCATCTCCATTCAGCACCGGGCACCTGTCCGACCCAGACGCGTCCAACGAGACCGTCACCGCGGCGACCTTTCCCGATGGCAGCGTGATCACGAGcctgcacctcctcgtcgcggcgtgggGCGATATCAACGGCCAGGTCGGCACCACTGGGCCCGCTGAGCGCCTCGCGGACGTGGAgatcctcgcgccgctgcggggGCGGGACGTGCTCTGCGTCGGCAAGAACTACAAGGCGCACGCTGC CGAGTTTCATAACTCGGGATTCGATAGTAGTGATACCAAGGCGCAGCCTGACTTTCCAG tcATCTTCACGAAGCGCGCGTCGTCCATTGTGCCGACCAAAACGGACATCTACCCCCACCCAGGGGTGACCGACACGCTGGActacgagggcgagctggcaGTGATTATTGGCGTAGGCGGCGCGAGCATTAAGAAGGAGGACGCGTGGAGGCATGTGTGGGGCGCGACGATTGTCAATGAT GTGACcgcccgcgagcgccagcgcgaccaCAAGCAGTTCTATATCGGCAAGTCGCTCGACACGTTCTGCCCCATGGGGCCGTACGCTGTCCCCGCGACCGACCTCGACTGGGACAACATGACGCTCGAGACGCGCGTCAACGGTGAGGTGCGGCAGGAGCAGGCGACCAACGAGCTCATCTTTGACATTCCGACGCTCATCGAGACGCTCAGTCTCGGCATCACGCTCCAGCCCGGCGACGTGATCGCGACGGGCACCCCGCTGGGCGTGTGCCTCTCCACTGGGGTGTTCCTCAAGCCTGGCGACCGGGTGGACGTCAGCATCACGGGCCTGGGCACGCTGAGCAACGTCGTTGGCAAGCCTGACGTGCCGCCGACCATTgcgccggtggtggagga GCCTGCGCCTGCCCTGCCTCCCGCTCCAGCGCCAGTCAAAGACGCCGGACTTGTCAACCTCCCTTCTGGCGCGGTCCACGTCTACCAACCGGCGCCGTTCAACCCGAACATTCCGACAGTGGTGCTTCTGCACGGCCTAGGCGGCTGGCATATCAACTTCCTCCCCCTGATTTCGTGGTCGCATCTTGACCGGCGCCATAATGTTGTCGCGTTCGACCTGCCGGGTCTCGGACTCAGCCCGAAGGGCAAGCAGCCACCATCAATCGAGTACTATGTGCAGATTCTGGAGGAGCTGGTCGACCACTTGAGCCCCAAGATGCTCAATTTGATCGGACATGACCTCGGTGGT ctcgtggCCACCACATTCGCTGCAAAGTACCCGGAAGTAGTCTCGTCCGCAGTCCTCATTTCACCACTCagcgcgtcagcgagccAGGCAGGGATGCTGCAAGACTTGGCCAACACCGTGCGACAGGGCGGCATGGGCCCCGTAGCCTCGGACCTGACACGGAGTAGTGTCACGCCTGGGAAGAACGACAGCTGGGGCCAAGAGTCCTCGCTGGCCTTGAACAACATCACGGCGTCAATCTTATCTCAGAACCCCGAGAGCTTTGCTggggccgccgaggcggtcatCCGCGCCACGAACCCGGACTACAGCCAGATCAAGAGCCGAACGTTGATCgtcgcgggggcgggggacgAGCTCACGCCCGAGTGGCACACCGAGGAGGTTGCCAAGGCGATCaccggcgcgcgggtcgcgACGGTCAAGGACGCCGGGCACTGGGCGCTGCTGGAGGACGTGTTCAACACGGCGGACGTGCTCATGGACTTCATGTAG
- the Ago2 gene encoding Protein argonaute-2 — translation MSNNPPYPYRDQGPPQGHPRDQGPPQGYQPTQGWGDRRGPPRPEQGQRYPPHQQGQEQYGPTGGGDFSSPMREPYGPRGDGGGFRQPYRGAPPPPSSYGPQRELTRWSEALPQGEPLEPRRGYPPPPAERQPYSPHQPFTSPPPPQSQPSQPPSLHTGQSSPPNLMEFSSPSTAGKAQPPPPPTVTSQATGASQPSVRASIPSMSDLHLALPVVDTATGPGPRTRVTYQQAYGTHPSPIPDSRLLSIPRESHNPSSPHPPSLPSSPSIRSRPTDTSTLITGKTSTDASSNPANVAQEGMEPLKLTSFYVRPGFGTAGKKIQVHANYYQVRTVDKRGRTIHHYDVEINPVVRDTNQKRPRSMLRAVWEQLILEQTSEEWKKAFDVCAFDGRKNCFTPILFPIEEGQSHTLITTLASDRTIQRPDNRDASSDGEERRFKVTLKRVAKIDLEAVMEFCRPHEGAPQSEEACLTAVMATNVLLRDVPSKRYTQVGATGNKFYTMMGSAPLPNGAMVCKGFMQSFRYSSSGLPLLNIDLGCSAFLKPGPALNVVRDILGPGGRGRTGDILDSHLDERGVALLKRKLRGARFTVTHRQSSRLHTVLTVTLKSAEEIFFAIEGKDGQQAQKMSVANYYREHYAPLQRPYLPCVQYSKRACIPLEFVNLAEFNSLPPMNLTAEQTAAMIKFSAVSPDVYANTVNQWRKELAYETQSKIAAWGLQVNTKLIEMEGRLLQPPPVAYRSRNAFPQGGTWNMKGNQFYRDGNRPLVNWSIISFDKWFDRDDMERYVEFLCRFLRNLGVTVENQRPPIIPPVDPRMPENIVNGLKEAARAAYMVNKQTPQLILCVLPGRDAWLYENIKKASFTDLKFPVPTQCMQSAKIRKSQGLAAYTDNLAMKIVSKLGGLSHQVPPKDLPGVVRGKTMLLGADLGHPPMRFNSESPTVACSVATFNADCSAYSCQIRLQKGRVEVIQDLSSMVEEHLKIFAKNNDNEYPERILMFRDGISEGQYAAALQYEHDAIVKACARIQPDYRPRIMVCVCARRHSTRFFGNRPNTERNGNLPAGLCVDRSVTHPYAFDFYLQAHAGRIGTARPTHYICLLDELALTPDDLQQLVYGLCHTFARCTVSVSLVPVCYMADLVCQKARMIAAKQTSSVAASVTSGGRSFNRGAPGPPAPSVAPSEPKSVLFTSDVYEIQNLIKKNPELSEVSWWM, via the exons ATGTCTAACAACCCGCCGTACCCATACCGCGACCAAGGGCCACCCCAAGGCCAT ccGAGGGACCAGGGCCCTCCGCAAGGCTACCAGCCCACCCAAGGATGGGGCGACCGGCGCGGTCCCCCTCGTCCCGAGCAAGGCCAGCGCTACCCCCCGCACCAGCAGGGGCAAGAGCAGTACGGCCCCaccggcggtggcgacttCTCTTCCCCCATGCGCGAGCCGTATGGCCCCCGTGGCGACGGGGGAGGCTTCAGGCAGCCGtaccgcggcgcgccgcctccgccgtcgtcgtacggCCCGCAGAGGGAGCTCACGCGCTGGAGTGAGGCGCTGCCGCAgggcgagccgctcgagccgCGTCGTGGCTACCCCCCGCCTCcggccgagcgccagccATACAGCCCCCACCAGCCGTTCACttccccacccccgccccagtCCCAGCCCTCGCAGCCCCCATCCCTCCACACGGGCCagagctcgccgcccaacCTCATGGAGTTCTCCTCCCCCTCAACGGCGGGCAAGGCCCAGCCGCCACCCCCTCCCACCGTCACCTCGCAGGCCACGGGCGCGTCCCAGCCCTCTGTGCGGGCGTCCATCCCCTCCATGTCtgacctccacctcgcgctgccgGTTGTCGACACCGCGACGGGCCCAGGGCCGCGCACTCGCGTGACGTACCAGCAGGCGTACGGCACCCACCCTTCTCCTATCCCCGACTCGCGCCTGCTCAGCATCCCACGCGAGAGCCACAATCCGTCCTCTCCACACCCTCCTTCCCTTCCGTCGTCCCCCTCCATCCGCAGTCGCCCCACCGACACCTCCACCCTCATCACAGGCAAGACGTccaccgacgcgtcgtccAACCCCGCCAATGTGGCGCAGGAGGGCATGGAGCCGCTCAAGCTCACCAGCTTCTACGTCCGTCCTGGCTTCGGGACGGCTGGCAAGAAGATCCAGGTCCACGCAAACTACTACCAAGTCCGCACTGTCGACAAGCGCGGCCGTACCATCCA TCACTATGACGTGGAGATAAACCCCGTCGTTCGCGACACCAACCAGAAGCGTCCTCGTAGCATGCTCCGTGCGGTGTGGGAGCAGCTCATCCTTGAGCAGACCTCTGAGGAGTGGAAGAAGGCGTTCGACGTCTGCGCGTTCGACGGCCGCAAGAACTGTTTCACCCCGATCCTCTTCCCCATCGAGGAAG GCCAGTCGCATACCCTCATCACGACGCTCGCCTCGGACCGTACCATCCAGCGCCCTGACAACCGCGACGCTTcctcggacggcgaggagcgtcGCTTCAAGGTCACCCTCAAGCGCGTGGCCAAGATCGACCTAGAGGCCGTTATGGAGTTCTGTCGTCCCCACGAGGGGGCACCGCAGAGCGAGGAGGCTTGCCTTACTG CCGTCATGGCCACCAATGTCCTGTTGCGCGACGTGCCCAGCAAGAGGTACACCCAGGTCGGTGCCACTGGCAACAAGTTCTACACCATGATGGGCTCGGCTCCCCTCCCCAACGGTGCAATGGTGTGCAAGGGTTTCATGCA ATCCTTCCGTTACTCGAGCTCTGGCCTTCCTCTGCTCAACATCGACCTCGGTTGCTCGGCCTTCCTCAAGCCTGGCCCGGCACTCAATGTCGTTCGCGACATTCTCGGCCCCGGCGGTCGTGGCCGTACGGGCGATATCCTCGACTCGCAccttgacgagcgcggcgttgccctcctcaagcgcaagctccgcggcgcgagg TTCACCGTTACCCACCGTCAGAGCAGCCGCCTTCACACTGTCCTGACTGTTACTCTCAAGTCCGCCGAGGAGATCTTCTTCGCCATTGAAGGCAAGGACGGGCAGCAGGCCCAGAAGATGTCCGTGGCTAACTACTACCGCGAGCACTATGCTCCCTTGCAGAGGCCCTACCTTCCGTGCGTCCAG TACAGCAAGCGCGCCTGCATTCCCCTCGAGTTTGTCAACCTGGCCGAGTTCAACTCGCTTCCGCCAATGAACCTCACGGCTGAGCAGACTGCtgc CATGATCAAGTTTAGTGCCGTTTCTCCAGATGTGTACGCCAATACTGTTAATCAGTGGCGCAAGGAGCTCGCGTACGAGACCCAGAGCAAGATTGCTGCCTGGGGCCTTCAG GTCAACACCAAGCTCATCGAGATGGAGGGCCGTCTCCTCCAGCCGCCCCCAGTGGCATACCGCAGCCGCAACGCCTTCCCTCAAGGAGGCACCTGGAACATGAAGGGCAACCAG TTCTACCGTGACGGCAACAGGCCGCTCGTCAACTGGTCCATCATCTCCTTCGACAAGTGGTTTGACCGCGACGACATGGAGCGCTACGTCGAGTTCCTGTGTCGCTTCCTGCGCAACCTCGGCGTGACGGTGGAGAACCAGCGCCCTCCCATCATCCCACCAGTGGACCCCCGTATGCCGGAGAACATTGTCAATGGGCTCAAGGAGGCTGCCCGCGCTGCCTACATGGTGAACAAGCAGACCCCTCAGCTCATTCTCTGCGTCCTTCCTGGAAG GGACGCATGGTTGTACGAGAACATCAAGAAGGCGTCGTTCACCGACCTGAAGT TCCCCGTTCCAACCCAGTGTATGCAGAGCGCAAAGATCCGCAAGAGCCAGGGACTTGCCGCGTACACGGACAACCTCGCGATGAAGATTGTC agcaagctcggcggcctctcGCACCAGGTCCCGCCCAAGGATCTCCCTGGTGTTGTCCGTGGCAAGACGatgctcctcggcgccgacctcggccac CCTCCCATGCGCTTCAACTCCGAGTCGCCTACCGTCGCCTGCTCCGTTGCCACCTTCAACGCCGACTGCAGCGCCTACTCGTGCCAGATCCGTTTGCAGAAGGGCCGTGTCGAGGTCATCCAGGACTTGTCCTCCATGGTGGAGGAACACCTCAAGATCTTCGCCAAGAACAATGACAACGAGTACCCCGAGCGCATCCTCATGTTCCGCGACGGCATCAGCGAGGGGCagtacgccgcggcgctgcagtacgagcacgacgccatcgtcaaggcgtgcgcgcgcatcCAGCCAGACTACCGCCCGCGCATCATGGTATGTGTCTGTGCTCGCCGGCACAGCACCCGATTCTTCGGCAATCGCCCCAACACCGAGCGCAATGGCAACCTGCCCGCTGGGCTGTGCGTCGACCGCTCAGTGACCCACCCGTACGCGTTCGACTTTTACCTCCAGGCCCATGCCGGACGTATCGGCACGGCCCGCCCAACGCACTACATctgcctgctcgacgagctggccctcacgcccgacgacctccagcagctcgtctACGGCCTGTGTCACACCTTCGCACGCTGTACCGTCAGCGTGTCCCTCGTGCCAGTGTGCTACATGGCCG ACCTCGTGTGCCAGAAGGCCCGCATGATTGCTGCCAAGCAGACCTCATCCGTTGCAGCCTCCGTGACCTCGGGCGGTCGCTCGTTCAACCGCGGTGCACCtggcccgcccgcgccgagcgtcgcgccgtccgaGCCCAAGTCGGTCCTGTTCACCAGCGATGTGTACGAGATCCAGAACCTCATCAAGAAGAACCCCGAGCTGAGCGAGGTG TCGTGGTGGATGTAA
- the EF1B gene encoding Elongation factor 1-beta, which produces MVDAKQLEAHLSTRSYIDGNAPSTADVAVFETVKLSGLDGFPHTARWYKHIASHAGETSAFAAGKVPFEGVAAVAAAAPAAAAEEEDDDDVDLFGEDDEEDAEAERLKQERVAAYNAARKAKEDEKIAAGKTLAVAKSVVTLQVKPWDDETDMKELEAGVRAIEKEGLVWGASKLVPVGYGIKMLQITLVIEDAKVSLSDLEEEIQELEDYVQSTDVAAMQKL; this is translated from the exons ATGGTCGAcgccaagcagctcgaggcccaCCTCTCCACCCGCTCGTACATTGACGG CAACGCCCCCTCGacggccgacgtcgccgtcttcGAGACCGTCAAGCTCA GCGGTCTCGACGGCTTCCCCCACACCGCCCGCTGGTACAAGCACATTGCTTCGCACGCTGGTGAGACCTCGGccttcgccgccggcaaggtcCCCTTCGAGGGTGTtgccgctgttgccgccgccgcccccgccgccgccgctgaggaggaggacgacgacgacgtcgacctcttcggtgaggacgacgaggaggacgccgaggccgagcgccttAAGCAGGAGCGCGTTGCCGCCTACAACGCTgcccgcaaggccaaggaggacgagaagatcgccgccggcaagaccctcgccgtcgccaagtcGGTCGTCACCCTCCAGGTTAAGCCTTGGGACGACGAGACCGACATGAAGGAGCTTGAGGCTGGTGTCCGTGCCATTGAGAAGGAGGGCCTCGTCTGGGGTGCCTCCAAGCTCGTCCCCGTCGGCTACGGCATCAAGATGCTCCAGATCACCCTCGTTATcgaggacgccaaggtcTCGCTCTCggacctcgaggaggagatccAGGAG CTCGAGGACTACGTCCAGTCGACCGACGTTGCCGCCATGCAGAAGCTCTAA